Proteins found in one Anabas testudineus chromosome 1, fAnaTes1.2, whole genome shotgun sequence genomic segment:
- the fbxo8 gene encoding F-box only protein 8, translating to MGQALWRLPPRQQQQLQEELADRLADRGGGRREQGRDGGPQRRSPHQCYGPDIYHLLRTRRGGKEQHGFIDLEMLPPELGITILSYLNATDLCLAGCVWQDLGNDEYLWQGLCKSTWGHCSIYNRRLPGGFSYRRLYLQLDEGSLTFNSNPQEGIGYFMSKGILVDHPTELAKFIFYTRRLNWKMLRIYLDERRDVLDELVTLHNFSNQFLPNALREFFRHIHAPEERGEYLETLITKFSHRFCACNPSLVQELGLSPDAVYVLCYSLILLSIDLTSPHVKNKMSKREFIRNTRRAAHNVSDDFVGHLYDNIYLIGHVAA from the exons ATGGGTCAGGCACTGTGGAGACTTCCTCccagacaacagcagcaacttcaGGAAGAGCTAGCTGACCGGCTAGCTGaccgaggaggaggaagacgcGAACAAG GGAGAGATGGAGGTCCCCAGAGAAGATCTCCACATCAGTGTTATGGCCCtgacatttaccatttactgaGAACACGTAGGGGag GTAAAGAGCAGCATGGTTTTATAGATTTGGAGATGCTGCCACCTGAATTAGGCATCACCATACTGTCGTACTTGAATGCTACTGATCTGTGTCTGGCTGGCTGTGTTTGGCAGGACCTGGGCAATGACGAATATCTATGGCAGGG GCTGTGTAAATCCACATGGGGACACTGCTCCATCTACAACAGAAGACTACCTGGTGGTTTTTCATACAGAAGACTATACCTACAGCTAGATGAAGGCAGCCTGACATTCAATTCTAACCCACAGGAG gGTATCGGTTATTTCATGTCTAAAGGTATACTAGTGGATCATCCGACTGAGCTGGCTAAGTTCATCTTCTACACCAGACGGCTCAACTGGAAGATGCTGAGGATTTACCTGGATGAGAG GCGGGATGTCCTGGATGAGTTGGTCACCCTACATAATTTTAGTAACCAGTTCCTGCCTAATGCTCTACGGGAGTTTTTCAGACACATCCATGCaccagaggagagaggagagtaTTTAGAAACCCTCATCACTAAGTTCAGCCACAGGTTTTGTGCTTGTAACCCAAGTCTTGTCCAAGAATTGGGTCTCAGTCCAG ATGCTGTGTATGTGCTGTGCTACAGTCTGATTCTGCTGTCCATTGACCTGACCAGCCCCCAcgtcaaaaacaaaatgtctaaGAGGGAGTTTATCAGGAACACTCGTCGAGCAGCACATAATGTCTCAGATGACTTTGTAGGCCATCTCTATGACAACATTTACCTGATCGGCCATGTGGCTGCATAG
- the cep44 gene encoding centrosomal protein of 44 kDa has product MLSVGDIQGCLRRLETLLRVIKYPGYVDYSGLSKGEPSAFLPLVSFALTSFSPPLAEQLMADGLELTGKTDLRFTDTLYKVLRDVFHYKPILTKQQFLQWGFSQRKISFICDIINLVLQKHNQLKKPKVRCPASHKDSREETQPTSIDAAVSESPTAAKCIENPSVFPTNSYSEALTSHNITYTSNNNLCSSTFPEKVNKKVEDMDNTVHLSEMERRLSALEAQLGSLLSGLDRLSILEKRLEELERRGNTNKYEEHVITISRESWENLMSRVLLLETKLELNNQPSKEDLKDRLESITNMLKSTSSLLKNTESFTPTANKL; this is encoded by the exons ATGCTGTCCGTTGGAGATATCCAAGGTTGTCTTCGTAGACTGGAAACTCTCTTGAGAGTGATAAAGTACCCAGGATATGTCGACTACAGTGG cCTTTCCAAAGGAGAACCCTCAGCCTTTCTACCATTAGTAAGCTTTGCCCTCACGTCCTTCTCACCACCTCTTGCTGAGCAACTAATGGCAGATGGTCTGGAGCTGACTGGAAAAACTGACCTCCGTTTCACTGACACTCTTTATAAG gTACTACGAGATGTCTTCCACTATAAGCCTATACTGACGAAACAACAGTTTCTCCAGTGGGGTTTCTCTCAAAGGAAAATCTCTTTCATCTGTGACATAATTAACTTggttctgcagaaacacaatcaACTGAAAAAG cCCAAAGTCCGGTGTCCAGCCTCACACAAGGATAGCAGAGAAGAAACTCAACCAACATCGATTGATGCAGCt gtGTCTGAGAGTCCAACTGCGGCAAAGTGCATAGAAAATCCTTCAGTTTTTCCCACAAACTCCTATTCAGAAGCTTTGACATCTCATAATATAACCTATACctctaataataatttatgttcCTCCACCTTCCCtgaaaaagtgaacaaaaaggTGGAAGACATGGATAACACTGTTCAT tTGTCAGAAATGGAAAGAAGGCTTTCAGCGCTGGAAGCTCAATTAGGTAGTCTTCTATCTGGGCTAGACAGGCTCAGTATATTGGAGAAACGCTTGGAAGAACTTGAAAGAAGGGGAAACACAAACAAG tatgAAGAACATGTCATCACCATAAGTAGGGAGAGCTGGGAAAATCTGATGAGCAGAGTCCTGTTATTGGAAACAAAACTAGAATTGAACAATCAACCATCAAAG GAGGACCTCAAGGACAGGTTAGAGAGCATCACCAACAT